In Arachis stenosperma cultivar V10309 chromosome 1, arast.V10309.gnm1.PFL2, whole genome shotgun sequence, one DNA window encodes the following:
- the LOC130980185 gene encoding protein FAR1-RELATED SEQUENCE 5-like, which translates to MVEEIWNLEFRTEDEACQFYNAYSCWHGFVMRKDDVVRDNQGRIISRQLVCNKEGWRNMRYLDLDDRSREARSLMRTKCPTQLRVKLDYGCSRWKVSCFVKSHNHDLTLPQFVHLVPANRRLTVTDKVQVENLHNFGVKTCHIMGYIAFQKGGYHHAGFTHKDLYNHIDRYRWSKVKNGDANEAINYLIGKSNNDPLFFRKYTFASDERLKHIFWADGLSIIDYHCFGDIVAFDSTYKKNKYKKPLVIFSRCNHHGQTVIFGSGLLSDETTETYKWLLETFVEAMGGKSPKAIITDGDLPMRDAIKNVLPDATHRLCGWHLQRNACENIKNPNFLHNFKGLIYNNNDHRDFNRRWAAILDKHNLVGSTWMEKTYETGVMWSHCFLRDKFFGYIRMTSQCEGINSLIRFYVNRKNTLIDFMDNLDRALKEYRNNELIAEFKSQCSEPVMITSLKVYERSASCYFTRNIFKKICNEIQRLGL; encoded by the coding sequence ATGGTGGAGGAAATTTGGAACCTGGAGTTTAGGACAGAGGATGAGGCTTGCCAATTTTATAACGCTTATTCTTGTTGGCATGGATTTGTAATGAGGAAGGACGACGTGGTTAGGGATAATCAAGGTAGAATCATTAGCAGGCAACTTGTTTGCAATAAAGAGGGCTGGAGGAATATGAGGTATCTTGATCTGGATGATAGATCAAGGGAGGCAAGGTCACTAATGCGAACCAAGTGTCCAACTCAGCTTAGGGTAAAGCTTGACTACGGCTGCAGTAGATGGAAGGTATCATGTTTTGTGAAATCTCACAACCACGATCTGACGCTACCCCAATTTGTGCATCTGGTTCCGGCCAATCGTCGTCTCACTGTCACTGATAAAGTCCAAGTGGAAAATCTTCATAATTTTGGTGTCAAGACCTGCCATATTATGGGGTATATTGCATTCCAGAAGGGTGGATATCATCATGCTGGCTTCACACACAAAGATTTGTACAACCACATTGATCGTTATCGTTGGTCAAAAGTTAAAAATGGGGATGCCAATGAGGCAATAAACTATTTGATTGGCAAGTCAAACAACGATCCGCTATTCTTTAGAAAGTATACGTTCGCTAGTGACGAAAGGCTCAAGCATATTTTTTGGGCAGATGGGCTGTCAATTATCGACTATCACTGCTTTGGAGATATTGTTGCCTTTGATTCAACCTACAAGAAGAATAAATACAAGAAGCCTTTGGTCATTTTCTCCAGATGCAATCATCACGGGCAGACTGTTATCTTCGGCTCTGGCCTACTATCCGACGAAACCACAGAGACGTATAAGTGGTTGTTAGAAACCTTTGTTGAAGCGATGGGTGGGAAAAGTCCTAAAGCAATAATAACTGACGGAGACCTTCCCATGCGAGATGCAATCAAGAATGTTCTTCCTGATGCGACCCATCGGTTGTGCGGATGGCATCTGCAGAGAAATGCATGTGAAAATATAAAGAATCCTAATTTCCTGCACAATTTTAAGGGTCTTATATACAACAACAACGACCACAGAGACTTTAATCGGAGATGGGCAGCCATTTTGGATAAGCACAACCTTGTTGGGAGTACTTGGATGGAAAAGACGTACGAAACTGGTGTGATGTGGTCCCATTGTTTCCTCCGGGATAAGTTTTTCGGTTACATAAGGATGACATCACAGTGCGAAGGTATAAATTCTCTCATCAGATTTTATGTTAATCGCAAAAACACCCTCATTGACTTCATGGATAACCTGGATAGGGCCTTAAAGGAGTATAGAAACAATGAATTAATAGCTGAATTTAAGTCTCAGTGCTCTGAGCCAGTGATGATTACCTCGTTAAAGGTATATGAAAGATCTGCATCATGTTATTTCACGCGAAacatttttaagaaaatttgtAATGAGATTCAGAGGTTAGGGCTTTGA